Proteins encoded by one window of Anaerosalibacter sp. Marseille-P3206:
- a CDS encoding acetate/propionate family kinase — MNILVINCGSSSLKYQLIDMKEEKVLAKGLSERIGIEGSRIKHKTTGKDEVIIEKPMENHKVVLELVLNALVDSEYGAIKSMDEISAVGHRVVHGGEKFATSVKIDDEVMKALNDCVDLAPLHNPPNIMGIEACKELMPNTPMVGVFDTAFHQTMPKSNYIYPLPYELYEKYGVRKYGFHGTSHKYVSLKTAEILGKDIKDLKIITCHLGNGASVCAVENGKSIDTSMGFTPLEGLAMGTRTGDLDPAIIPFLMDKEKLTIEDVNNLLNKKSGVLGISGVSSDFRDLEEAAEKGNERAELALDVFVNRVKKYIGAYAVLMGGADAIVFTAGIGENSAEMREKICAGLENIGIEIDSEKNNIRGKEAVVSKDSSKVKILVVPTNEELMIARDTKELA; from the coding sequence ATGAATATTCTAGTAATAAACTGTGGTAGTTCATCATTAAAGTACCAATTAATAGATATGAAAGAGGAAAAAGTATTAGCTAAAGGTCTTTCAGAAAGAATAGGTATAGAAGGTTCTAGAATAAAACATAAAACAACTGGAAAAGATGAAGTGATTATTGAAAAGCCTATGGAAAATCACAAAGTAGTGCTTGAATTAGTGTTAAATGCATTGGTAGATTCAGAGTATGGCGCTATAAAATCCATGGATGAAATAAGTGCAGTAGGCCATAGAGTAGTACATGGTGGAGAAAAGTTTGCAACTTCTGTAAAGATTGATGATGAAGTAATGAAGGCTCTAAACGATTGTGTAGATTTGGCACCATTACATAATCCACCTAACATAATGGGAATTGAAGCTTGTAAAGAATTAATGCCAAATACACCAATGGTTGGAGTTTTTGATACAGCTTTCCATCAAACTATGCCAAAATCAAATTATATTTATCCATTACCTTATGAATTGTATGAAAAATATGGGGTGAGAAAATATGGCTTCCATGGAACATCTCATAAATATGTTTCATTGAAGACAGCTGAGATTTTAGGAAAAGATATAAAGGATTTAAAAATTATTACTTGTCATTTAGGAAATGGTGCAAGTGTTTGTGCTGTTGAAAATGGTAAATCAATAGATACTAGTATGGGCTTTACACCATTAGAAGGATTGGCAATGGGAACTAGAACAGGTGATTTAGATCCAGCTATAATTCCTTTCTTAATGGATAAAGAAAAATTAACAATTGAAGATGTTAATAATCTACTTAATAAGAAATCTGGAGTATTGGGTATATCTGGGGTAAGTAGTGATTTTAGGGATTTAGAAGAAGCGGCGGAAAAAGGTAATGAAAGAGCTGAACTTGCATTAGATGTATTTGTAAATAGAGTTAAGAAATACATTGGTGCTTATGCAGTATTAATGGGAGGAGCAGATGCAATAGTATTTACTGCAGGAATAGGCGAAAACTCAGCAGAAATGAGAGAAAAAATATGTGCTGGATTAGAGAATATAGGAATTGAAATTGATAGCGAAAAGAATAATATAAGAGGAAAAGAAGCTGTTGTAAGCAAAGATAGTTCTAAGGTTAAGATATTAGTAGTACCAACAAATGAAGAACTAATGATAGCAAGAGATACTAAAGAACTAGCTTAA
- a CDS encoding YceD family protein has protein sequence MIIDLTGFLDRTTANLHFDNTLEKESIEVGGREIIFEKPILVTVDVYRVDGSDYLSGYVNYEYTESCARCLKQFTQEVKGVLSGRLIEKTNDYDEDEIDEDVINYEGEILDLTEHIMNAIVLSLPMKSLCSEDCKGLCPKCGKDLNKGKCDCTIEEIDPRLAKLKDLFK, from the coding sequence ATGATTATTGATTTAACTGGTTTTCTCGATAGAACTACTGCTAACCTTCACTTTGATAACACTCTTGAAAAAGAAAGCATTGAAGTTGGTGGAAGAGAAATTATTTTTGAAAAACCAATTTTAGTTACTGTTGATGTATATAGAGTAGATGGTAGCGACTATTTAAGTGGTTATGTAAATTATGAATACACTGAAAGTTGTGCCCGTTGTTTAAAACAGTTTACTCAAGAAGTAAAGGGTGTGTTATCTGGAAGACTCATTGAAAAAACTAACGATTACGATGAGGATGAAATAGATGAAGATGTTATTAACTACGAGGGAGAAATCTTGGATTTAACTGAGCATATAATGAATGCTATAGTTTTGTCCTTACCTATGAAATCTCTTTGCAGTGAAGATTGCAAGGGATTGTGTCCAAAATGTGGCAAAGACCTAAATAAGGGAAAATGTGATTGTACTATAGAAGAGATTGATCCAAGGTTAGCAAAGTTAAAGGATTTATTTAAGTAA
- the rpmF gene encoding 50S ribosomal protein L32, with product MAVPKRKVSKARRDRRRASAYRLSRMSAVECPQCHELKLPHRVCQSCGYYRDKEIIDVE from the coding sequence TTGGCAGTACCAAAAAGAAAAGTGTCAAAAGCAAGAAGAGATAGAAGAAGAGCCTCTGCTTATAGGCTTTCAAGGATGTCAGCTGTAGAATGTCCACAATGTCATGAATTGAAATTACCACATAGAGTATGTCAATCATGTGGATATTACAGAGATAAGGAAATAATCGACGTTGAATAG
- the plsX gene encoding phosphate acyltransferase PlsX: MRIIVDAMGGDRGPSEVVKGSIQAINEYDISVVLVGNDKILKEELAKNNFHDDRIQIIHADEMITNDDSPSMAIRRKKNSSMVIGLNSLNNGEGDAFISAGNTGALLAGGLFLVKRIEKVERAAISTVYPTKKGMSLLIDAGANIDCKPQFLEQFAIMGSIYVENVLGIKSPKVGLVNVGTEAEKGNLLVKETYSILERSNINFVGNVEAREIPEGVVDVMVCDGFVGNVILKLTEGLGQTIFSTLKEEFSSSFSSKLGALLLKSQLKSFKNRFDYREYGGAPLLGVKKPVIKAHGSSDALAFKNAIKQGKIFVEKEVIKTIERDINNSRN; this comes from the coding sequence ATGAGGATAATAGTTGATGCCATGGGGGGCGATAGAGGACCTAGTGAAGTGGTTAAAGGTTCTATTCAAGCTATAAATGAATATGACATAAGTGTAGTTCTTGTTGGGAATGATAAGATTTTAAAAGAAGAACTAGCAAAAAACAATTTCCATGATGATAGGATTCAAATAATACATGCTGATGAAATGATAACAAATGATGATTCTCCATCTATGGCTATAAGGAGAAAGAAGAATTCTTCAATGGTAATAGGTTTAAATAGTTTAAATAATGGCGAAGGAGATGCTTTTATATCTGCAGGCAATACAGGTGCACTTCTTGCTGGAGGATTATTCTTAGTAAAAAGGATAGAAAAAGTAGAGAGAGCTGCTATATCTACTGTTTATCCAACTAAAAAGGGAATGTCTCTATTAATAGATGCAGGTGCAAATATAGATTGTAAGCCACAATTTTTAGAACAATTTGCTATTATGGGTTCAATATATGTAGAAAATGTTTTAGGAATAAAATCTCCAAAAGTAGGACTTGTAAATGTTGGAACTGAAGCAGAAAAAGGAAATCTATTAGTTAAAGAAACTTATTCTATACTAGAAAGATCAAATATTAATTTTGTTGGAAATGTTGAGGCAAGAGAAATTCCTGAGGGAGTTGTAGATGTAATGGTATGCGATGGGTTTGTTGGAAATGTTATACTCAAACTGACGGAAGGTCTCGGGCAAACAATATTTTCTACTTTAAAAGAAGAGTTTTCAAGTAGCTTTTCTTCAAAATTGGGAGCATTGTTGTTAAAATCACAGTTGAAATCTTTTAAGAATAGGTTCGACTATAGAGAATATGGTGGAGCACCACTTTTAGGTGTCAAAAAGCCTGTTATAAAAGCCCATGGTAGTTCTGATGCATTGGCTTTTAAGAATGCAATAAAACAAGGCAAAATTTTTGTAGAAAAAGAAGTAATAAAAACAATAGAACGAGATATAAATAATTCTAGAAACTAA
- the acpP gene encoding acyl carrier protein: MVLERLKKIISEQLDVNEDDIKKDSSFQDDFNADSLDIVELIMALEDEFELEIEDDEIEKLKTVGDAVEYIQNHIDDVE; this comes from the coding sequence GTGGTACTTGAGAGATTAAAAAAGATTATATCAGAACAATTAGATGTAAACGAAGATGATATAAAAAAAGATTCTTCGTTTCAAGATGATTTTAATGCCGATTCACTTGATATTGTTGAATTAATAATGGCTCTTGAAGATGAGTTTGAACTTGAAATAGAAGATGATGAGATTGAAAAATTGAAAACTGTAGGAGATGCTGTTGAATATATCCAAAATCATATTGATGATGTGGAATAA
- the rnc gene encoding ribonuclease III, translating into MRKNSERIESLSKFEEVIDYKFKDITILNRALTHSSYANEHKKSSISYNERLEFLGDSVLSLIVSDYIYKKYPDYPEGDLTKLRAAVVCELALAYIAKNLKLGDYLLLGKGEEATGGRDRTSILADALEALIGAIYLDRGLEASKQFVINLLENEIIQAAKEGDLFTDYKTKLQETLQKTSKSKIEYKIEKEVGPDHDKKFYMSAIINSEVCGRGWGRNKKEAEQMAAKEVLNRMGVYYE; encoded by the coding sequence ATGAGGAAAAATAGTGAAAGAATTGAATCTTTATCAAAGTTTGAGGAAGTAATTGATTATAAATTTAAAGATATAACTATTTTAAATAGAGCATTAACTCATAGTTCCTATGCTAACGAACATAAAAAATCAAGTATTAGCTATAATGAACGTTTAGAATTCCTAGGGGATTCTGTTCTTAGTTTAATTGTAAGTGATTATATATATAAAAAATACCCTGATTATCCTGAAGGTGATTTAACAAAATTGAGAGCAGCTGTAGTATGTGAACTTGCATTAGCATATATAGCTAAAAATTTAAAACTTGGTGATTATTTGTTGTTGGGAAAAGGAGAGGAAGCTACGGGTGGTAGAGATAGAACTTCAATTTTAGCAGATGCCCTAGAAGCTCTTATTGGGGCTATATATCTTGATAGGGGATTAGAGGCTTCTAAACAGTTTGTTATCAATTTACTAGAAAACGAAATAATACAAGCTGCAAAAGAAGGAGATTTATTTACAGATTATAAAACTAAATTGCAAGAAACACTACAAAAAACCTCTAAATCTAAAATTGAATACAAAATTGAAAAAGAAGTAGGGCCTGATCACGATAAGAAGTTTTATATGTCAGCTATTATTAATTCAGAAGTTTGTGGAAGAGGATGGGGAAGAAATAAAAAAGAAGCAGAACAGATGGCAGCAAAAGAAGTTTTAAATAGGATGGGTGTTTATTATGAGTAA
- a CDS encoding elongator complex protein 3 has translation MSKDYYIIPIFVPHLGCPHDCVFCNQKRITGLSTLMTSEKADIIIKEHLKTIPSKDRFLEIAFYGGSFTAIDKDVQVELLEVAYKYKKEGKVERIRLSTRPDYIDERELLLLKEYGVDIIELGVQSLDEEVLFHSGRGHTSEAVYKASKLIKENGFYLGHQMMIGLPKDTYEKALYTAKEIVKMEPFCVRIYPTLVIKDTYLEDMFLEKRYKPLSLDEGVDISTDLLMIFNYYDIDVIRVGLQPTKNITIGKDVVAGPFHPSFRQLVESNIYKKVLEEYLSQNDLQKSKDLVFEIDNKEISNFAGQGSKNIKWLKEEQHFSNVKVFGKELPKNIFYVKNGEVYDKIDKKVFMKEYLLKKSLI, from the coding sequence ATGAGTAAAGACTATTACATAATACCAATATTTGTACCACATTTGGGTTGTCCACATGATTGTGTGTTTTGTAATCAAAAGAGAATTACAGGACTTTCAACTCTTATGACAAGTGAAAAAGCAGATATTATTATAAAAGAACATTTGAAAACAATACCATCGAAAGATAGATTTTTAGAAATTGCTTTTTATGGTGGAAGTTTTACTGCAATTGACAAAGATGTACAAGTTGAACTTTTAGAAGTAGCTTATAAATACAAAAAGGAAGGAAAGGTCGAAAGAATTAGATTATCTACACGACCTGATTATATAGATGAAAGAGAACTTCTTCTTTTAAAGGAATATGGTGTAGATATTATTGAATTAGGAGTTCAGTCTTTAGATGAAGAAGTTTTGTTTCATAGTGGTAGAGGTCATACTAGTGAAGCGGTATACAAAGCATCTAAGTTGATTAAAGAAAATGGTTTTTACCTAGGTCACCAGATGATGATTGGTCTTCCAAAAGATACATATGAGAAGGCATTATATACTGCAAAAGAAATAGTAAAGATGGAACCTTTTTGTGTAAGAATTTATCCCACATTAGTCATTAAAGATACTTATCTAGAAGATATGTTTTTAGAAAAAAGGTATAAGCCATTATCATTGGATGAAGGAGTAGATATTTCTACAGATTTACTTATGATATTTAATTACTATGATATTGATGTTATTAGAGTAGGCTTACAACCTACTAAAAATATAACTATAGGCAAGGATGTTGTAGCAGGACCTTTTCACCCTTCTTTTAGACAATTGGTAGAATCTAATATTTACAAAAAAGTATTAGAAGAATATTTAAGTCAAAATGATTTACAAAAATCAAAGGATTTAGTTTTTGAAATTGATAATAAAGAAATTTCTAATTTTGCTGGTCAAGGTTCAAAAAATATTAAATGGCTAAAAGAAGAACAACATTTTTCCAATGTAAAAGTTTTTGGTAAGGAACTACCTAAAAATATTTTCTATGTGAAAAACGGTGAGGTTTATGATAAAATTGATAAGAAAGTATTTATGAAAGAGTATTTACTTAAAAAAAGTTTAATTTAA
- the smc gene encoding chromosome segregation protein SMC, with translation MHLKKLEIQGFKSFAEKTEIEFKDGITGIVGPNGSGKSNISDAIRWVLGEQSVKTLRGNKMEDIIFAGTDKRKPLGFSEVTITFDNKDGIIPIDYSEVSVMRRIFRSGESEYYLNKNSCRLKDIRELFMDTGVGKDGYSIIGQGRVDEILSTRSEDRRNIFEEAAGIVKYKARKEEGEKKLEKTNENLIRINDIIYELEQQLEPLKNQSDTAKEYVKLSNRLKDLEVSLFIKEIDRLTSELLEIENDKKTITEQARIYMEEKEKIENKYLSIKSQIEDMDNSIEELQNEKYTLQSDIERNENKLVLYEQNESFYTKEKERLENEKKLLINKSKEFLAEKDEIIDKIREKENELVLLKEKCKEQESFLEKLNEEINKKEKSIDEERNSVVEIFNQISEKKNKVNSLNSFKESMNKRILEIEKEIVELDSDKEYKEKTKNKLLIDDREKKEQLLQHSEFRNKYLKEGNILKEEQGTLVKSVNEIRGTLQGKLSNYNLLKNMEDDYEGYYKSVRNLLLASRNEPRLNQGIVGVVGELLKVQNSYEKAIEVALGSSIQNIVTHTEEDAKDAINYLRQYNMGRVTFLPISAIKGRKLSLNMADILKLGGINIASELVEFDEKYKNIFEYLLGRTLVVKDMDCGIQIAKKYGYSFRIVTLEGDVLNQGGSITGGSMSKSNTNILSRKTRIETLLEEINDLKTILKNAEDRLAVIVNENEKINIRIKDEEDKIQSINIEIINLNNEIQKLLSDIEKDNISINKYNSEISKLNEEKENIENEINCLIKEATQLEEGKELASGNIKEMLENFEKKRELKEQTALKVTDFKIEINDIENNLNSLKERVEAIEIDYENTLVNIKSKDLEHDKNSSEIDGIEEVRSNTKTEIDEFKILLNNNIEKLNKLKMEKDKFIENFSLEQQKLKVISEKASQLEKKLSALDVKHTKFSVQIENYNTRLLEDYELNYEKALEHRIEIHDNKIVNREIKEIKDNIRELGTVNLGAIEEYKRIKEKYDFMSKQREDLLTAKKSLNEVIKDMEIKMEEQFMENFDVIRKNFIEVFKELFGGGKADIYLMDEENILNSGIEIIAQPPGKKLQSLSLLSGGEKSLTAVALLFAILKTRPTPFCILDEIDAALDEANISRYTSYLKNFSDNTQFIMITHRKGTMEIADILYGVTMEEEGVSRLVSVKLSDKFSGKVS, from the coding sequence TTGCATTTAAAGAAGCTAGAAATTCAAGGGTTTAAGTCATTTGCTGAGAAAACCGAAATTGAATTTAAAGATGGAATAACTGGTATAGTTGGACCAAACGGTAGTGGGAAAAGCAATATTTCTGATGCTATAAGATGGGTATTGGGAGAACAAAGTGTTAAAACACTGCGTGGCAATAAAATGGAAGATATTATATTTGCAGGTACTGATAAGAGAAAACCACTAGGCTTTTCTGAAGTTACTATTACTTTTGATAATAAAGATGGAATTATACCTATAGATTATTCTGAAGTTTCCGTAATGAGACGAATTTTTAGGTCTGGAGAGAGTGAATACTACCTAAACAAAAATTCTTGCAGACTAAAAGATATTAGAGAGCTATTTATGGATACAGGAGTAGGCAAAGATGGTTATTCTATTATTGGACAAGGCCGAGTAGATGAGATATTGAGTACAAGATCTGAAGATAGAAGAAATATCTTTGAAGAGGCTGCTGGTATCGTTAAGTATAAGGCTAGAAAAGAAGAGGGAGAAAAAAAGCTAGAAAAAACAAATGAAAATCTTATTAGAATCAATGATATTATATATGAATTGGAACAACAACTGGAACCATTAAAGAATCAATCAGATACAGCTAAAGAATATGTTAAGCTATCAAATAGACTTAAAGATTTAGAAGTAAGCTTATTTATTAAGGAAATAGATAGACTTACTAGTGAATTATTAGAAATTGAAAATGATAAAAAGACTATAACTGAACAAGCTAGAATCTATATGGAAGAAAAGGAAAAAATAGAAAACAAATATTTATCTATTAAAAGTCAAATTGAAGATATGGACAATTCAATAGAAGAGCTTCAAAACGAAAAATATACACTTCAAAGTGATATAGAAAGAAATGAGAATAAATTAGTTCTATATGAACAGAATGAAAGTTTTTATACAAAAGAGAAGGAAAGACTAGAAAATGAAAAAAAATTACTTATTAATAAGTCTAAAGAATTTCTAGCTGAAAAAGATGAAATAATAGATAAAATAAGGGAAAAGGAAAATGAATTAGTTCTTTTAAAAGAAAAGTGTAAAGAACAGGAAAGCTTTTTAGAAAAACTCAATGAGGAGATAAATAAAAAGGAAAAGTCTATTGATGAAGAGAGAAATAGTGTTGTTGAAATATTTAATCAGATATCAGAAAAAAAGAATAAAGTAAATAGCTTAAATTCATTCAAAGAAAGTATGAATAAGCGAATTTTAGAGATAGAAAAAGAAATAGTAGAGTTAGATTCTGATAAAGAATATAAAGAAAAAACAAAAAATAAGTTATTAATTGATGATAGAGAAAAGAAAGAACAATTATTGCAGCATTCGGAGTTTAGAAATAAATATTTAAAAGAAGGAAATATACTTAAAGAAGAACAAGGCACATTAGTTAAGAGTGTTAATGAAATAAGAGGAACATTACAAGGGAAACTATCTAACTATAATTTGCTGAAAAATATGGAGGATGACTATGAAGGTTATTATAAAAGTGTTAGGAATTTACTTTTAGCTTCAAGAAATGAACCAAGATTAAATCAAGGAATAGTTGGTGTTGTAGGTGAACTTTTAAAAGTTCAAAATTCCTATGAAAAAGCTATAGAGGTCGCTTTAGGTTCTAGCATTCAAAATATTGTTACACATACAGAAGAAGATGCAAAAGACGCAATCAATTATTTAAGACAATATAATATGGGTAGAGTTACTTTTCTTCCTATTTCAGCAATAAAAGGTAGAAAACTAAGCTTAAATATGGCTGATATTCTTAAATTAGGTGGTATTAATATTGCCTCAGAACTAGTAGAGTTTGATGAAAAGTATAAGAATATATTTGAGTATTTATTAGGCAGAACACTAGTGGTTAAGGATATGGATTGTGGTATTCAAATTGCTAAAAAATATGGCTATTCATTTAGAATTGTTACATTAGAAGGAGATGTACTTAATCAAGGGGGCTCTATAACAGGGGGAAGTATGTCTAAAAGCAATACTAATATTCTAAGTAGAAAAACAAGAATTGAAACTTTATTAGAGGAGATAAATGATTTAAAAACTATTCTTAAAAACGCTGAAGATAGATTGGCGGTTATTGTAAATGAAAATGAAAAGATAAATATTAGAATTAAGGATGAAGAAGATAAAATTCAATCAATTAATATTGAAATTATAAATTTAAATAATGAAATTCAAAAATTGTTATCCGATATAGAAAAAGATAATATATCTATAAACAAATATAATAGTGAAATTAGTAAGTTAAATGAAGAAAAAGAGAACATTGAAAATGAAATAAATTGTTTAATTAAAGAGGCTACTCAGTTAGAAGAAGGAAAAGAATTAGCTTCAGGAAATATTAAAGAAATGCTTGAGAACTTTGAAAAGAAAAGGGAGTTAAAGGAACAAACGGCATTAAAGGTAACTGATTTTAAAATTGAAATTAATGATATTGAAAACAACTTAAATTCCCTAAAAGAAAGAGTTGAAGCAATAGAGATTGATTATGAAAATACATTAGTTAATATAAAATCAAAAGATTTAGAGCATGATAAAAACTCCTCCGAAATTGATGGAATTGAGGAAGTAAGGTCAAATACAAAAACGGAGATAGATGAATTTAAAATACTTTTAAATAATAATATAGAAAAGCTAAATAAATTAAAAATGGAAAAGGATAAATTTATTGAAAATTTTTCACTAGAGCAACAAAAACTTAAAGTGATAAGTGAAAAAGCAAGTCAATTAGAGAAAAAGCTTAGTGCACTAGATGTGAAACATACAAAGTTTAGTGTTCAAATCGAGAATTATAATACTAGATTACTTGAAGATTATGAATTAAATTACGAAAAAGCTCTTGAACATAGAATTGAAATTCACGATAATAAGATTGTTAATAGAGAAATAAAAGAAATAAAAGATAATATAAGAGAATTAGGTACTGTAAACCTAGGTGCTATAGAAGAGTATAAGAGAATTAAAGAGAAATATGATTTTATGAGCAAACAGAGAGAAGATTTATTGACAGCTAAAAAATCGCTTAATGAAGTTATAAAAGATATGGAAATAAAAATGGAAGAACAATTCATGGAAAACTTTGATGTTATAAGGAAAAATTTCATAGAAGTGTTTAAGGAGTTGTTTGGCGGGGGTAAAGCGGATATTTACTTGATGGATGAAGAAAATATACTTAATAGTGGCATAGAAATAATAGCCCAACCACCTGGGAAAAAGCTTCAGAGTCTTTCTCTTTTGTCAGGAGGGGAAAAATCACTGACAGCAGTGGCTCTTTTGTTTGCAATATTAAAAACTAGACCTACACCTTTTTGTATTCTAGATGAAATTGATGCGGCGCTTGATGAAGCGAATATTTCTAGATATACAAGTTATTTGAAGAATTTTTCAGATAATACTCAATTTATAATGATAACTCATAGAAAGGGAACTATGGAAATAGCTGATATTCTCTATGGTGTTACCATGGAAGAAGAAGGTGTAAGTAGATTGGTTTCAGTTAAGTTATCTGATAAATTTTCGGGAAAAGTAAGTTAA
- the ftsY gene encoding signal recognition particle-docking protein FtsY: MFKFFDRFKKKKKEEVDLIEEEKVIEEPEQYQMPVEELPDFEPEEVLEQKQIEEVPEQVKEVVDTELEEASESVEKIEDSKPEEAPKVDFFTKLKQGLAKTKKGMVDKIDSILASYGKIDEDLFDELEEILITSDVGVETTMTIIDNLKERVKENKATQANEIREFLKMEIKDVLNKVEDNRGLNIEPSPAIVLVVGVNGVGKTTTIGKLAYNLRRQDKKVLIAAGDTFRAAAIEQLQEWSNRAHVDIIAHSEGSDPAAVIYDGIQAAKARDTDVLICDTAGRLHNKKNLMNELNKIFRVVEREFPEATKEVLLVVDATTGQNAILQAKVFKEVCDITGIVLTKLDGTAKGGVVIALQSELEVPVKLVGVGEGVEDLQVFEVESFIRALIE; this comes from the coding sequence ATGTTTAAATTTTTTGATAGATTTAAAAAGAAAAAAAAAGAAGAAGTAGATTTGATTGAAGAGGAAAAGGTAATTGAAGAACCAGAACAATACCAAATGCCAGTAGAAGAATTACCAGATTTTGAACCGGAAGAAGTTTTAGAACAAAAACAAATAGAAGAGGTTCCAGAGCAGGTGAAAGAAGTAGTAGATACTGAACTTGAAGAGGCTTCAGAATCAGTTGAAAAAATAGAAGATTCAAAGCCAGAAGAGGCTCCAAAGGTAGACTTTTTTACGAAGTTAAAACAAGGTTTAGCTAAGACTAAAAAAGGAATGGTAGACAAAATCGATAGCATTCTTGCATCTTATGGAAAAATAGATGAAGATTTATTTGATGAATTAGAAGAAATATTGATTACTTCTGATGTTGGCGTTGAAACAACAATGACCATAATTGACAATCTAAAAGAAAGAGTAAAAGAGAATAAAGCTACACAAGCTAATGAAATTAGAGAATTCTTAAAAATGGAGATAAAAGATGTACTTAATAAAGTTGAAGACAATAGGGGATTAAATATTGAACCTTCACCAGCTATTGTATTAGTTGTGGGAGTAAATGGTGTAGGTAAAACTACAACAATAGGAAAACTTGCATACAATCTTAGAAGGCAAGACAAAAAAGTTTTAATAGCTGCAGGTGATACATTTAGAGCTGCTGCAATTGAACAGCTACAAGAATGGTCAAATAGAGCACATGTTGATATTATAGCTCACAGTGAAGGCTCAGATCCTGCTGCAGTTATATATGATGGGATACAAGCAGCAAAGGCTAGGGACACTGATGTATTAATATGTGATACAGCTGGTAGACTTCATAATAAGAAAAATTTAATGAATGAATTGAATAAAATCTTTAGAGTAGTGGAAAGAGAATTTCCAGAAGCAACAAAAGAAGTTCTTTTAGTAGTTGATGCAACTACTGGGCAAAATGCGATACTTCAAGCAAAAGTTTTTAAAGAAGTGTGTGATATTACAGGAATAGTTTTAACAAAATTAGATGGAACTGCAAAAGGTGGAGTAGTTATAGCGTTGCAGTCAGAATTAGAAGTGCCAGTAAAACTTGTTGGAGTTGGAGAAGGAGTAGAGGATCTTCAAGTGTTTGAAGTTGAAAGTTTTATAAGAGCATTAATTGAATAA
- the ylxM gene encoding YlxM family DNA-binding protein, which produces MEKLVEIGILFDFYGKLLSERQYLAIELYYLHDLSLGEIGEELNISRQGVYDTLKRAENRLYEYEDTLGLVKKFTFNKEKIKTILKYSHEIESVAKSINSEKCENNAKCIQMIALEILENDQEGM; this is translated from the coding sequence ATGGAAAAGTTAGTAGAGATTGGAATACTATTTGATTTTTATGGAAAGCTTTTAAGTGAGAGACAATACTTAGCTATAGAGCTATATTACTTACATGATTTATCTTTAGGTGAAATAGGTGAAGAATTAAACATTAGTAGACAAGGGGTATATGATACTCTAAAACGAGCAGAAAATAGACTTTATGAATATGAAGATACATTAGGATTAGTTAAAAAGTTTACTTTTAATAAAGAAAAAATTAAAACCATTTTAAAATATTCCCATGAAATAGAAAGCGTTGCAAAATCAATCAATAGTGAAAAATGTGAGAATAATGCAAAGTGCATACAGATGATTGCTTTGGAAATATTAGAAAATGACCAGGAGGGTATGTGA